One Chlorobaculum limnaeum genomic window carries:
- the recF gene encoding DNA replication/repair protein RecF (All proteins in this family for which functions are known are DNA-binding proteins that assist the filamentation of RecA onto DNA for the initiation of recombination or recombinational repair.), translating to MRLKSISIENFRNHRHLEFEPGQRITNIYGCNGSGKTTILEAIHYCALTRGFSGNSERDCLMFGEEMFAIRSSFESDHGGEIKVVVVFTPHKEKRILVNDQELQTFSSHIGLIPCVTFTPRELVIITGGPAERRRFMDTAICQHDRKYLSDLMQYRRVLQQRNALLASHDDPVKIEIALEVLTEQLAIHAVEIVMARERFISNFSVMLDEVYRWHPEGVQSEIVYQSSLLQAEKQLSKERMQMLFSARYRDMKKQELLRRQTLAGPHRDDLQLFLNGREIRKYASQGQQRAFLVAMKMTMHAYLHEHSEEMPVTLLDDLFSELDAKVSSFMLETLSSKGQVIITSTDKKNGKDITFFSIDEYRKTSGQVR from the coding sequence TTGCGACTCAAAAGCATCAGCATTGAAAATTTCAGGAACCACAGGCATCTGGAATTCGAGCCGGGACAACGCATTACCAACATTTACGGTTGTAACGGCTCGGGCAAGACCACCATACTCGAGGCAATCCATTACTGCGCGCTGACCAGAGGATTCAGTGGAAACAGCGAAAGAGATTGCCTTATGTTCGGGGAGGAGATGTTCGCCATACGATCATCGTTCGAAAGCGATCACGGCGGCGAAATAAAGGTTGTTGTAGTATTTACGCCGCACAAGGAGAAGCGGATTCTGGTAAACGATCAGGAACTTCAGACCTTTTCGAGTCACATCGGTCTTATCCCTTGCGTGACCTTTACACCAAGGGAGCTGGTCATCATCACCGGCGGCCCTGCCGAAAGACGTCGTTTCATGGATACGGCAATTTGCCAGCACGACAGAAAGTATCTTTCCGACCTCATGCAGTACCGGAGAGTACTTCAGCAACGGAATGCATTGCTTGCGTCGCACGACGATCCGGTAAAAATCGAAATTGCGCTTGAGGTGCTGACCGAACAGCTTGCCATTCATGCAGTGGAAATTGTCATGGCAAGAGAGCGATTTATCAGCAATTTCAGCGTGATGCTTGACGAAGTGTATCGATGGCACCCTGAAGGCGTGCAAAGTGAAATCGTCTACCAATCCTCGCTTCTACAAGCTGAAAAGCAGCTTTCGAAAGAGCGGATGCAAATGCTTTTCAGTGCACGGTATCGCGACATGAAAAAGCAGGAACTGCTGAGAAGGCAAACACTTGCAGGCCCGCACAGGGACGATCTGCAATTGTTTCTCAACGGCAGGGAGATACGGAAATATGCATCGCAGGGACAGCAGAGAGCGTTTCTCGTGGCTATGAAAATGACCATGCATGCCTATCTGCACGAACATTCCGAAGAGATGCCTGTAACGTTACTTGACGATCTGTTTAGCGAACTGGATGCAAAAGTATCATCTTTCATGCTCGAAACCCTCTCGTCCAAGGGGCAGGTCATCATCACATCGACAGACAAAAAGAATGGAAAAGATATAACATTTTTTTCTATAGATGAGTACAGGAAAACATCAGGACAAGTGAGATGA
- a CDS encoding DUF721 domain-containing protein: protein MKKKKTPRVLGSLMSDVCRKIGMSEAYEEYKTLQLWDSVVGDAIARVTSVEKMKEGDLYVKVRNPSWRMELNFRKRDIVVRLNKAIGYDMIRTIIFR from the coding sequence ATGAAAAAGAAAAAAACACCAAGAGTACTTGGATCACTCATGTCGGATGTGTGCCGGAAAATAGGAATGTCCGAGGCGTACGAAGAGTATAAAACGCTTCAGTTATGGGATAGTGTTGTTGGAGACGCCATCGCGAGAGTGACATCAGTCGAAAAGATGAAAGAGGGAGATTTATATGTTAAAGTGAGGAATCCATCATGGAGGATGGAGCTCAATTTCAGGAAGAGAGATATAGTGGTACGTCTGAACAAAGCGATTGGTTATGATATGATCAGAACAATCATTTTCAGATAA